The proteins below come from a single Caenibius sp. WL genomic window:
- a CDS encoding amidase family protein, with protein sequence MDTTRREMLAGAAAIAATAAVSVPAGAASRASGHVLDDHDAMGLAELVKTRQVSASELLEAAIARAEKHNPKLNFIAHKLYERARATVAKGVPEGPFQGVPWLIKDLNTHIAGELTEQGSRLFKGNRATVTSELVKRYERAGLVIFGKTTSPEFGLTATTESLLMGATRNPWNPERIAGGSSGGAAVAVASGVLPAAHATDGGGSIRIPASCCGLFGLKPSRGRVPMGPPYTEGWGGMSAHHAVTRSVRDSAALLDATHGLEPGARYTAPTPERPFLEEVGRDPGRLRIALNVTPALGTPVDPDVVAAVRNAAALCEKLGHTVEEAAPKLDMDAIGKASFAIIGSSIVATVNARCAALGIKPGLDVLEAATLMYYQMGQKTAGADYVQGTNDLMVAATAVSEFMNDYDILLSPTVASPPLPLGVINLSNPDIEAYIKAISAFVPFSGLQNQTGQPSMSVPLGMSQSGLPIGVMFSARYGAEATLFRLAGQLEKAAPWRDRRPRMA encoded by the coding sequence ATGGACACTACACGTCGAGAAATGCTTGCCGGGGCGGCGGCGATTGCGGCCACGGCGGCGGTATCGGTTCCGGCCGGTGCGGCATCGCGCGCATCGGGCCATGTGCTCGACGATCATGACGCGATGGGGCTGGCCGAACTGGTGAAGACCAGGCAGGTGTCCGCCTCGGAACTGCTCGAAGCGGCTATCGCGCGGGCGGAAAAGCACAACCCGAAACTGAATTTCATAGCGCACAAGCTCTATGAACGCGCCCGCGCCACGGTGGCCAAGGGCGTGCCTGAAGGGCCGTTCCAGGGCGTTCCCTGGCTGATCAAGGATCTCAACACCCATATTGCCGGGGAACTGACCGAACAGGGCAGCCGTCTGTTCAAAGGCAACCGGGCGACTGTCACTTCGGAACTGGTCAAGCGGTACGAACGGGCGGGCCTGGTGATTTTCGGCAAGACGACATCGCCCGAATTCGGCCTGACCGCGACCACGGAAAGCCTGTTGATGGGGGCAACGCGCAATCCGTGGAATCCGGAACGAATCGCCGGCGGATCGAGCGGCGGCGCGGCGGTGGCGGTCGCCTCGGGCGTGCTGCCTGCGGCGCATGCCACCGATGGCGGCGGCTCCATCCGCATTCCGGCGTCGTGCTGCGGCCTGTTCGGGCTCAAGCCCAGCCGGGGCCGGGTGCCCATGGGGCCGCCCTACACCGAAGGCTGGGGCGGGATGTCGGCGCATCATGCTGTCACCCGCAGCGTGCGCGACAGTGCCGCGCTGCTCGACGCCACGCACGGCCTGGAGCCGGGCGCGCGCTATACCGCGCCGACGCCGGAACGCCCGTTTCTGGAGGAAGTGGGGCGTGATCCGGGCCGTCTGCGGATCGCTTTGAACGTCACACCGGCGCTCGGTACGCCTGTCGATCCCGATGTGGTGGCGGCCGTCCGCAATGCGGCGGCGCTGTGCGAAAAGCTTGGCCATACGGTCGAGGAAGCAGCGCCCAAGCTGGACATGGACGCGATCGGCAAGGCGTCCTTTGCAATTATCGGTTCCTCCATCGTGGCCACGGTGAACGCGCGGTGCGCGGCGCTGGGGATCAAGCCCGGCCTTGATGTGCTCGAAGCGGCCACGCTGATGTATTACCAGATGGGGCAGAAAACCGCTGGCGCCGACTATGTGCAGGGGACCAACGATCTGATGGTGGCCGCCACTGCGGTTTCGGAATTCATGAACGATTACGATATCCTGCTGTCGCCCACCGTGGCCAGCCCGCCGCTGCCGCTTGGCGTGATCAACCTGTCCAACCCGGATATCGAAGCGTACATCAAGGCGATCAGCGCTTTCGTGCCGTTTAGCGGGTTGCAGAACCAGACCGGCCAGCCGAGCATGTCCGTACCGCTCGGCATGTCGCAATCGGGCTTGCCGATCGGGGTGATGTTCTCTGCCCGCTATGGCGCGGAAGCGACGCTTTTCCGCCTCGCCGGGCAGCTCGAAAAGGCGGCTCCGTGGCGGGATCGCAGGCCGCGCATGGCGTGA
- a CDS encoding helix-turn-helix domain-containing protein, whose amino-acid sequence MSERPGVAAILAELRGELKRQGVRIGTLARQLEVAEPTVWRWLRGEGLSLARLDQICALAGLEMRDLVGRSRGPEQAMFTLAQERVLAADRVLALAFFAILHGAQRQDLEQQFGLSGEPLDTCLARLHRMDLVDIAPHGRLRARTRKAVRWRRGGPLSVAFEKTVKRFFISMDFGAPESRYVSDMVRLSDAGRARVQALFEALRDDIQLICEQDQAAHMEAYDWSAILMLVRPLDLEAITREWRAPQEPETRQAGGRPT is encoded by the coding sequence ATGAGCGAGCGCCCCGGTGTGGCCGCGATCCTTGCGGAACTGCGCGGAGAATTGAAACGGCAGGGGGTCAGGATCGGCACATTGGCCCGGCAACTGGAAGTGGCCGAGCCGACGGTCTGGCGCTGGTTGCGCGGCGAAGGGCTCAGCCTTGCGCGGCTCGATCAGATATGCGCGCTGGCCGGGCTGGAAATGCGCGATCTGGTTGGCCGCTCACGCGGGCCGGAACAGGCCATGTTCACGCTGGCGCAGGAACGCGTGCTCGCCGCCGACCGCGTGCTGGCACTGGCCTTCTTTGCGATCCTCCACGGCGCGCAGCGGCAGGACCTGGAGCAACAATTCGGCCTGAGCGGCGAACCGCTCGACACCTGCCTCGCCCGCCTGCACCGGATGGATCTCGTCGATATCGCACCGCATGGGCGGCTGCGCGCCCGCACCCGCAAGGCGGTGCGCTGGCGGCGCGGCGGCCCCTTGTCCGTGGCGTTCGAGAAGACCGTCAAACGCTTCTTCATCTCGATGGATTTCGGCGCGCCGGAATCGCGCTACGTTTCCGACATGGTGCGGCTGAGCGATGCCGGGCGGGCGCGGGTGCAGGCCCTGTTCGAAGCACTGCGCGACGACATCCAGCTGATCTGCGAACAGGATCAGGCCGCCCATATGGAAGCCTATGACTGGAGCGCGATCCTGATGCTGGTGCGCCCGCTTGATCTGGAGGCGATCACCCGCGAATGGCGCGCGCCGCAAGAGCCGGAAACGAGACAGGCCGGCGGTAGGCCGACCTGA
- a CDS encoding Rieske 2Fe-2S domain-containing protein, which translates to MARTAEYGLGEFTFPRGWFMIARSADLGNVPMALRMFGRDLALYRGESGAPHLLDAYCPHMKAHLAAEQTSTEGAHRIEGESIRCPYHWWRFGPDGRCNHVPYFDGAIPPAAKIRAYPTQERFGCIFAWHDPEEQAPDFDLPEIGEWDDPAWMRCDWDDLGTLAVHPQEITDNLVDARHFGPIHGQRIAYFESVFDGVIGRQYSGGGHETMVATDEGVMDVDAFYQGPGLLVARYAGDTDAVQLVFHTPKEDGVTQVWHGLLTRAHASPPSVEDIAINQQYHDVGLAAFSQDFAIWQSKAPAVQIMRMPGDGPFHRCRAWYRQFYNPRARASEFQARADGAHDTQGISMRAPLAAE; encoded by the coding sequence ATGGCAAGAACAGCCGAATACGGCCTTGGCGAATTCACCTTTCCGCGCGGGTGGTTCATGATTGCGCGCTCCGCCGATCTGGGCAATGTGCCGATGGCGTTGCGCATGTTCGGTCGCGATCTGGCGCTCTATCGCGGGGAAAGCGGCGCACCCCACCTGCTCGATGCTTATTGTCCGCACATGAAAGCGCATCTCGCGGCGGAGCAGACTTCCACCGAGGGCGCACATCGGATCGAAGGAGAATCGATCCGATGCCCCTATCACTGGTGGCGTTTCGGCCCGGATGGCCGATGCAACCATGTTCCCTATTTCGATGGTGCGATTCCACCCGCGGCCAAGATCCGCGCCTATCCCACACAGGAACGGTTCGGCTGTATCTTCGCCTGGCATGACCCGGAAGAGCAGGCGCCCGATTTCGATCTGCCCGAGATCGGCGAATGGGATGATCCTGCGTGGATGCGCTGCGACTGGGACGATCTCGGCACGCTGGCGGTCCATCCGCAGGAAATTACCGACAATCTGGTCGATGCGCGGCATTTCGGGCCGATCCATGGCCAGCGGATCGCCTATTTCGAATCCGTGTTCGACGGGGTGATCGGACGGCAATATTCGGGCGGTGGGCACGAAACCATGGTTGCCACCGACGAAGGCGTGATGGACGTGGACGCGTTCTATCAGGGGCCCGGCTTGCTGGTGGCGCGCTATGCCGGTGATACCGATGCAGTGCAGCTTGTCTTCCACACGCCCAAGGAGGACGGGGTGACGCAAGTGTGGCACGGATTGTTGACGAGGGCCCACGCCTCGCCGCCCAGCGTGGAAGATATCGCCATAAACCAGCAATATCATGACGTCGGGCTTGCGGCATTCTCGCAGGATTTCGCAATCTGGCAGTCGAAAGCGCCCGCCGTGCAGATTATGCGTATGCCGGGGGATGGCCCTTTCCATCGTTGCCGTGCATGGTATCGCCAGTTCTACAACCCACGTGCGCGGGCGAGTGAGTTCCAGGCACGCGCAGACGGGGCGCACGATACGCAAGGGATCAGCATGCGGGCCCCGCTGGCGGCCGAATGA
- a CDS encoding SDR family oxidoreductase, with protein MSKDFPEGAVMVFGGSGGIGKGVAMEFAKAGTNVAICYRSKKEVAEATAEAIRALGVKASIHQMDVRNRAEVVAGIDAAIAEHGRIHSIVWGAGPIVAQVPLADWTEDQFRQSMEIEAFGFYNAVHTAIPHFRAKGGGSFVHLGSAGHDWWPHLDGLSVAPKACNEALIKGIAKEEGVNEIRANSILVGVIDAGQFKVGQEEGYFDEAWETAVKAMLPIKRWGLAEDIGQAAVFFASNKANYVTGQTISVAGGFGV; from the coding sequence ATGAGCAAGGATTTCCCTGAAGGCGCCGTGATGGTTTTCGGCGGCAGCGGCGGCATCGGGAAAGGCGTGGCGATGGAGTTCGCCAAGGCCGGAACGAATGTCGCGATCTGTTATCGCAGCAAGAAGGAAGTCGCCGAAGCCACCGCCGAGGCGATCCGTGCGCTGGGCGTGAAAGCGTCAATCCATCAGATGGATGTGCGCAACCGCGCCGAAGTGGTCGCCGGGATCGATGCCGCGATCGCCGAACATGGCCGGATTCACTCGATCGTCTGGGGTGCGGGGCCGATCGTGGCGCAGGTGCCGCTGGCCGACTGGACGGAAGACCAGTTCCGCCAGTCGATGGAAATCGAAGCGTTCGGTTTCTACAACGCCGTGCACACCGCGATTCCGCATTTCCGCGCCAAGGGCGGCGGTTCGTTCGTTCACCTCGGTTCGGCCGGGCATGACTGGTGGCCGCATCTCGATGGCCTGTCGGTCGCGCCCAAGGCCTGCAACGAAGCGCTGATCAAGGGTATCGCCAAGGAAGAAGGCGTGAACGAAATCCGCGCCAATTCGATTCTCGTCGGCGTGATCGACGCGGGCCAGTTCAAAGTCGGCCAGGAAGAAGGCTACTTCGACGAAGCGTGGGAAACCGCGGTCAAGGCCATGCTGCCGATCAAGCGCTGGGGCCTCGCGGAAGATATCGGCCAGGCGGCCGTGTTCTTCGCTTCGAACAAGGCGAACTATGTCACCGGCCAGACCATTTCGGTCGCGGGCGGTTTTGGCGTCTGA
- a CDS encoding NAD(P)/FAD-dependent oxidoreductase encodes MSENPDAIILGAGAAGLMCAAQAGQRGRRVAVIEAADEPGRKILISGGGRCNFTNLHTAPDRYLSANPHFAKSALSRYTPADFLALVEAYGIAWHEKTLGQLFCDGSARQIVAMLGDEVAKGGGTVHCGHTITDVAHADGLFTVTTDQGRFRAPALVIATGGPSIPKMGASGFAYDLARQFGLKVVEPRPALVPLTLSGEEALFRDLSGVATDVITRAGKASFREAALFTHRGLSGPAILQVSSYWRKGDPIGIDFLPGRGTGWLLGAKQDKPRATLLGLLKDALPDRLAAVLAERLALGGMLAGLSDAALRDAENRLADWRFVPNGSEGFAKAEVTIGGVSTAELSSKTMEAKRVPGLYVIGEAVDVTGWLGGYNFQWAWASGWAAAQAL; translated from the coding sequence ATGAGCGAAAATCCCGATGCGATAATTCTCGGCGCTGGCGCGGCGGGACTGATGTGCGCGGCCCAGGCGGGCCAGCGCGGGCGCCGTGTCGCGGTGATCGAAGCGGCGGACGAGCCGGGCAGGAAAATCCTCATTTCCGGCGGTGGGCGGTGCAATTTCACCAATCTTCACACGGCGCCGGATCGGTATCTCTCCGCCAATCCGCATTTCGCCAAGTCCGCGCTCAGCCGCTATACGCCGGCCGATTTCCTTGCGCTGGTCGAGGCTTACGGCATCGCCTGGCACGAAAAGACGCTGGGCCAGCTGTTCTGCGATGGCTCCGCGCGGCAGATCGTCGCCATGCTGGGCGATGAAGTGGCGAAAGGCGGCGGCACTGTCCATTGTGGTCATACCATCACCGATGTGGCGCATGCCGATGGGTTGTTCACCGTCACCACCGATCAGGGCCGGTTCCGTGCACCCGCACTGGTGATCGCAACCGGCGGCCCGTCGATCCCGAAAATGGGGGCGAGTGGGTTTGCCTACGATCTTGCCCGGCAATTCGGGCTGAAAGTGGTGGAACCGCGCCCCGCGCTGGTGCCTTTGACGCTGAGCGGGGAGGAGGCGCTGTTCCGCGATCTTTCCGGTGTCGCCACCGATGTGATCACCCGCGCGGGCAAGGCTTCGTTCCGCGAAGCGGCGCTGTTTACGCATCGTGGCCTGTCCGGCCCGGCGATTCTGCAAGTCTCCTCCTATTGGCGCAAGGGCGATCCGATCGGGATCGATTTCCTGCCGGGGCGGGGCACCGGCTGGCTGCTGGGGGCCAAGCAGGACAAGCCCCGGGCGACGCTGCTGGGGCTGCTCAAGGATGCGCTGCCGGATCGGTTGGCCGCTGTTTTGGCGGAGCGGCTGGCGCTTGGCGGTATGCTGGCCGGGCTCAGCGATGCGGCGCTGCGCGATGCCGAAAATCGCCTGGCCGACTGGCGCTTCGTTCCCAATGGCAGCGAAGGCTTCGCCAAGGCGGAAGTGACCATCGGCGGCGTCAGCACGGCGGAATTGTCCTCCAAAACGATGGAGGCCAAGCGCGTGCCCGGTCTTTATGTTATCGGTGAAGCGGTCGATGTGACCGGTTGGCTCGGCGGATACAATTTCCAATGGGCCTGGGCCAGCGGCTGGGCGGCCGCGCAAGCCCTCTGA
- a CDS encoding DEAD/DEAH box helicase: MSFPLIPSLLGDALAERGYAAPTPVQAAVLEAEAAGRDLIVSAQTGSGKTVAFGLAMASDLLRDEGRLPYAAAPLALVIAPTRELALQVSRELTWLYAKAGARIATCVGGMDPSKERRALNHGATIVVGTPGRLRDHLERGALDLSALAVAVLDEADEMLDMGFREDLEEILDAAPAERRTLLFSATMPRPIEALARRYQRDALRISTIGEERGHGDIAYQAITVSPSDIENAVVNLLRYHEAETAMLFCATRDNVRHLHATLQERGFSVVALSGEHSQSERNHALQALRDRRARVCVATDVAARGIDLPTLSLVIHVEIPRDAETLQHRSGRTGRAGKKGTAVLIVPYPRRRRVESMLRHARVAAEWVNAPTPEEIRTQDRERLMQVLLQPVEFDEEDHDLAQRLMGERSPEAIAMALVHAHRSALPQPEELIENTPEARDASKKDRHRAGFEDTVWFRMNVGRQHNAEPRWILPLICRRGHITRNEIGAIRITGNETYFQVPRPIASKVAAAVRRTAKEERDEDPILIEESAEAPREVARENRRKGPPRDGKQFVRDERGLRGPRGPYKGGPKGGKGKPGGRKGPRADQY, from the coding sequence ATGTCCTTTCCCCTTATTCCTTCCCTGCTGGGTGATGCGCTCGCCGAACGCGGTTATGCCGCGCCAACCCCCGTTCAGGCCGCCGTGCTGGAAGCGGAGGCCGCCGGGCGCGATCTGATCGTTTCGGCGCAGACCGGTTCGGGCAAGACGGTCGCTTTCGGCCTGGCGATGGCGAGCGATCTGCTGCGCGATGAAGGGCGGCTGCCCTATGCGGCGGCGCCGCTCGCGCTAGTGATCGCGCCGACGCGCGAACTGGCCTTGCAGGTGAGCCGCGAACTGACCTGGCTCTATGCCAAGGCCGGGGCGCGGATCGCCACCTGCGTGGGCGGGATGGACCCGTCGAAGGAACGGCGGGCGCTGAACCATGGGGCCACCATCGTGGTCGGCACGCCGGGTCGCCTGCGCGATCATCTGGAACGCGGCGCGCTCGATCTCTCGGCACTGGCCGTGGCGGTGCTCGACGAAGCGGACGAAATGCTCGACATGGGCTTCCGCGAAGATCTGGAGGAAATTCTCGACGCGGCCCCGGCGGAACGGCGCACGTTGCTGTTTTCCGCCACCATGCCGCGCCCGATCGAGGCGCTGGCGCGGCGTTATCAGCGCGATGCCCTGCGCATTTCGACCATCGGCGAAGAACGCGGGCATGGCGATATCGCCTATCAGGCGATCACCGTCTCCCCCTCGGACATCGAAAATGCGGTGGTCAACCTGCTGCGTTATCACGAGGCGGAAACGGCGATGCTGTTCTGCGCCACGCGCGACAATGTCCGCCATCTCCATGCCACTTTGCAGGAGCGCGGGTTCTCGGTCGTCGCGCTGTCGGGCGAACATTCGCAATCGGAACGCAACCACGCCTTGCAGGCGCTGCGCGACCGGCGGGCGCGGGTCTGCGTGGCGACCGATGTGGCCGCGCGGGGGATCGATCTGCCGACGCTCAGCCTCGTGATCCATGTCGAAATCCCGCGCGATGCCGAAACCTTGCAGCACCGTTCGGGGCGCACCGGGCGTGCGGGCAAGAAGGGCACGGCGGTGCTGATCGTGCCCTATCCGCGCCGCCGCCGGGTGGAATCGATGCTGCGCCATGCGCGCGTGGCGGCGGAATGGGTGAATGCGCCGACGCCGGAGGAGATCCGCACACAGGATCGCGAACGGTTGATGCAGGTGCTGCTCCAGCCGGTGGAATTCGACGAGGAAGATCACGATCTGGCACAGCGGCTGATGGGCGAACGCTCGCCCGAAGCGATCGCGATGGCGCTGGTCCATGCCCATCGTTCCGCTCTGCCGCAGCCGGAGGAACTGATCGAAAACACCCCCGAAGCGCGGGATGCGAGCAAGAAGGATCGCCATCGGGCGGGCTTCGAGGATACGGTATGGTTCCGCATGAACGTGGGGCGGCAGCACAATGCGGAGCCGCGCTGGATTCTGCCGCTGATCTGCCGCCGCGGGCACATCACCCGCAACGAAATCGGCGCGATCCGCATCACCGGCAACGAAACCTATTTCCAGGTGCCGCGCCCGATTGCATCCAAAGTCGCCGCCGCCGTGCGCCGGACGGCCAAGGAAGAACGCGATGAGGACCCGATCCTGATCGAGGAATCGGCCGAGGCGCCGCGCGAAGTGGCGCGTGAAAACCGCCGCAAGGGCCCGCCGCGCGATGGCAAGCAGTTCGTGCGTGACGAGCGCGGCCTGCGTGGCCCCCGTGGTCCGTACAAAGGCGGGCCCAAGGGCGGGAAAGGCAAGCCCGGCGGGCGCAAGGGCCCGCGCGCGGACCAGTACTGA
- a CDS encoding spermidine synthase codes for MIARELLGTAQVPGGEELKLFRHDRDFMIVMGHNELMSTRRSGSEIALATQSHQRIAGVKRPRILIGGYGMGFTLRAALEVLGPDAEVTVAELVPEIIAWARGPMADLMSGCLDDPRVTLLMGDVGDVIEARPGDFDAILLDVDNGPDGLVREDNNRLYSKRGLAAAKAALRPGGVLAVWSAGKDPAFTARLKKAGFVVDEVGVRARSNGKGPMHVIWFATPA; via the coding sequence ATGATTGCACGCGAATTGCTGGGCACGGCGCAAGTGCCGGGCGGGGAAGAACTGAAGCTTTTCCGCCATGATCGCGATTTCATGATCGTGATGGGCCATAACGAGCTGATGAGCACGCGCCGCAGCGGCTCCGAGATCGCGCTGGCCACGCAAAGCCATCAGCGGATCGCCGGGGTGAAACGCCCGCGTATCCTGATCGGCGGCTATGGCATGGGTTTCACGTTGCGCGCCGCGCTGGAGGTGTTGGGGCCCGATGCGGAAGTGACTGTGGCCGAACTCGTTCCCGAAATTATCGCTTGGGCGCGCGGGCCGATGGCGGACCTGATGTCGGGCTGTCTCGACGATCCGCGAGTCACTCTGCTGATGGGCGATGTCGGCGATGTGATCGAAGCGCGGCCGGGCGATTTCGATGCGATCCTGCTCGATGTCGACAATGGGCCCGATGGGCTGGTGCGTGAAGACAACAACCGGCTCTATTCCAAACGCGGCCTTGCGGCGGCGAAGGCCGCGCTGCGCCCCGGCGGGGTGCTGGCCGTATGGTCGGCGGGCAAGGACCCGGCCTTTACCGCACGGCTGAAGAAAGCCGGGTTCGTGGTGGACGAAGTGGGCGTCCGCGCGCGCAGCAACGGCAAGGGGCCGATGCACGTGATCTGGTTCGCCACCCCTGCCTGA
- a CDS encoding GreA/GreB family elongation factor, producing the protein MSVAFRRDGDEEHLEPKFEIPIPPGPNRVTARGLRLIGERVTELEARIAAGGEETAIAALKRDLRYWQTRQITAEPVPAPDGEKVEFGTSVTFALNGKQRTLVIVGDDEADPASGHIAFSAPLARAMIGAEVGECVAFGGKEDAIEVLAIAVAREE; encoded by the coding sequence ATGAGCGTGGCATTTCGCCGGGATGGCGATGAAGAACATCTCGAACCCAAGTTCGAAATCCCCATCCCGCCCGGCCCCAATCGCGTCACCGCGCGCGGATTGCGGCTGATCGGGGAACGGGTCACGGAACTGGAAGCGCGGATCGCGGCAGGCGGCGAAGAAACCGCCATCGCCGCGTTGAAGCGCGATCTCCGGTATTGGCAAACCCGGCAGATCACCGCCGAACCGGTGCCCGCGCCCGATGGCGAAAAGGTGGAATTCGGCACCAGTGTCACTTTCGCGCTCAATGGCAAGCAGCGCACGCTCGTCATCGTCGGCGATGACGAAGCCGACCCGGCTAGCGGGCACATCGCCTTTTCCGCCCCACTCGCCCGCGCGATGATCGGCGCGGAAGTGGGTGAATGCGTGGCTTTCGGCGGGAAAGAGGATGCGATCGAAGTGCTGGCGATTGCGGTGGCGAGGGAGGAATAA
- a CDS encoding ABC-F family ATP-binding cassette domain-containing protein, with protein MLNLNGITVRLGGRAIIEDATAMLPPRGRIGLVGRNGAGKSTLIRTITGMIEPDTGTIAMPRGARIGYIAQEAPAGKGTPFETVLAADAERTALLAESETATDAARLADIHERLIAIDAHAAPSRAARILVGLGFDEEAQHRPLDSFSGGWRMRVALAALLFSEPELLLLDEPSNHLDLEAVLWLEDFLKTYPATILLVSHERDFLNNVVDHILHLSHGKLQLYPGGYDAFERQRAERQAHAAAAREKQQAERDKLQAFVDRWRYKATKAKQAQSRVKALARLQPIAEIVDDPTLSFGFPLPDELRPPLITLDLAAVGYGETPVLSRINLRIDPDDRIALLGRNGNGKTTLARLLAAQLAPMEGAMNASGKMRVGYFTQYQVEELHADETPFHHMNKLMAGATPAAVRAQLGRFGFSGDKATTEVGKLSGGEKARLALALITRDAPHMLILDEPTNHLDVDAREALIQALNAYTGAVVIVSHDRHILEMTADRLVLVDKGTAKEFDGTIDDYIAYVLAKDPPAGAKDDAPRTPNKKDQRKAAADAREKSQHLRKQAKAAEAELEKLSAQLTTIDQAMFDPAAAKPPFASLTMTELMLRRSEIEKKIAAAETAWMEASEALETFSA; from the coding sequence ATGCTTAATCTGAATGGAATTACCGTCCGCCTCGGCGGCCGCGCGATTATTGAAGACGCCACCGCCATGCTCCCGCCACGCGGGCGCATCGGCCTTGTCGGGCGCAACGGCGCAGGCAAATCCACGCTGATCCGCACGATCACGGGCATGATCGAACCCGATACCGGCACGATCGCGATGCCGCGCGGCGCGCGCATCGGCTATATCGCGCAGGAAGCCCCGGCGGGCAAAGGCACACCGTTCGAAACGGTGCTGGCCGCCGATGCCGAACGCACCGCTCTGCTCGCCGAAAGCGAAACCGCCACCGATGCGGCCAGGCTGGCCGATATTCACGAGCGGCTGATCGCCATCGATGCGCATGCCGCCCCCTCGCGCGCGGCACGCATTCTGGTCGGCCTCGGCTTCGACGAGGAAGCGCAGCATCGCCCGCTCGACAGCTTTTCGGGCGGTTGGCGGATGCGCGTGGCGCTGGCCGCGCTGCTGTTTTCCGAACCCGAACTGCTGCTGCTCGACGAACCGTCGAACCACCTCGATCTGGAGGCGGTGCTGTGGCTGGAGGATTTCCTCAAGACCTATCCCGCCACGATCCTGCTGGTCAGCCACGAGCGCGATTTCCTCAACAACGTGGTCGATCACATCCTCCACCTGTCGCACGGCAAATTGCAGCTCTACCCCGGCGGATACGACGCGTTCGAGCGGCAGCGGGCGGAGCGGCAGGCCCACGCCGCCGCCGCGCGCGAAAAGCAGCAGGCGGAGCGGGACAAGCTGCAAGCCTTCGTCGACCGCTGGCGCTACAAGGCGACCAAGGCCAAGCAGGCGCAAAGCCGGGTCAAAGCCCTCGCCCGATTGCAACCGATTGCCGAAATCGTCGATGATCCGACGCTCAGCTTCGGCTTCCCCCTGCCCGACGAACTGCGCCCGCCGCTGATCACGCTCGATCTCGCGGCGGTGGGCTATGGCGAAACGCCGGTGCTCAGCCGCATCAATCTGCGGATCGATCCGGATGACCGGATCGCATTGCTGGGCCGCAACGGCAACGGCAAGACCACCTTGGCCCGCCTGCTCGCCGCGCAACTGGCGCCGATGGAAGGCGCGATGAACGCCAGCGGCAAAATGCGTGTGGGCTACTTCACCCAGTATCAGGTGGAAGAACTGCACGCCGATGAAACCCCGTTCCACCACATGAACAAGCTGATGGCGGGGGCGACGCCTGCCGCGGTGCGCGCGCAACTGGGCCGGTTCGGCTTTTCAGGCGACAAGGCGACGACCGAGGTCGGCAAGCTGTCGGGCGGCGAAAAGGCGCGGCTCGCTCTCGCGCTTATCACCCGCGATGCGCCGCATATGCTGATTCTGGACGAACCGACCAACCACCTCGATGTCGATGCGCGCGAGGCGCTGATCCAGGCGCTCAATGCCTACACCGGGGCGGTGGTGATCGTCAGCCACGACCGACATATCCTGGAAATGACGGCGGACCGGCTGGTGCTGGTCGACAAGGGCACCGCGAAGGAATTCGACGGCACGATCGACGATTACATCGCCTACGTGCTGGCGAAGGACCCGCCAGCCGGCGCCAAAGATGACGCCCCGCGCACGCCCAACAAGAAGGACCAGCGCAAAGCCGCCGCCGATGCCCGCGAAAAGAGCCAGCATCTGCGCAAGCAAGCCAAAGCGGCGGAGGCGGAACTGGAAAAGCTGTCGGCGCAGCTTACCACCATCGATCAGGCGATGTTCGATCCCGCGGCGGCCAAGCCGCCGTTCGCGAGCCTGACCATGACCGAACTGATGCTGCGCCGCTCCGAAATCGAAAAGAAGATCGCCGCCGCCGAAACCGCCTGGATGGAAGCGAGTGAAGCGCTGGAAACTTTCAGCGCGTAA